The following is a genomic window from Campylobacter magnus.
TGTAGTAAAACTAGTAAATAAAGATGTAGCTATAAACATCAAAGAAGAGCGCCGTGCAGGCAGCTCAGCTCAGCTTGCAGCTGAAAATGTAGCTATGCAACTTGAGCGCCGTGTGGCTTTCCGCCGTGCGATGAAAAAAGTAATCCAAGGCGCACAAAAAGCAGGTGCAAAAGGTATCAAAATCTCAGTAGCAGGCCGCCTAGGTGGTGCTGAGATGGCTAGAACAGAGTGGTATTTAGAGGGTCGTGTTCCACTTCATACTCTAAGAGCAAAGATTGATTATGGCTTTGCTGAAGCTCATACTACATACGGAAATATCGGTATTAAAGTATGGATATTCAAAGGCGAAATTCTACAAAAAGGAATTCAAGCTGAAAAGAGTGAAGAAGCAGCTCCAAGAAAACCACGCCGCAGTAGAAGGAGCAAATAATGTTACAACCAAAAAGAACAAAATATCGCAAGATGATGAAAGGCCGTAACCGCGGCTATGCTACAAGGGGAACAAAGCTTGCTCTTGGTGAGTTTGGACTAAAGGCTATTGAGGCTGGTCGCATCAACTCACGCCAAATAGAAGCGGCTCGTCAAGCATATACTCGCCATGTAAAGCGTCAAGCAAAATCATGGATTAGAGTTTTCCCTGACAAACCTATCACCAAAAAACCTCTAGAAACTCGTATGGGTAAAGGTAAAGGTGGAGTTGAAGAGTGGGTAATGAATATTAAGCCAGGTCGCATAATATTTGAGCTTGCTGGTATTAGTGAGGAGCTTGCAAGAGAGGCTCT
Proteins encoded in this region:
- the rplP gene encoding 50S ribosomal protein L16, with product MLQPKRTKYRKMMKGRNRGYATRGTKLALGEFGLKAIEAGRINSRQIEAARQAYTRHVKRQAKSWIRVFPDKPITKKPLETRMGKGKGGVEEWVMNIKPGRIIFELAGISEELAREALTIAMNKLPFKTKFVTRESENEIY
- the rpsC gene encoding 30S ribosomal protein S3, whose protein sequence is MGQKVNPIGLRLGINRNWESRWFPAKATLAEGISEDYKIRKFLKAKLYYAGISQILIERTAKKIRITVVAARPGVIIGKKGGEIDTLKADVVKLVNKDVAINIKEERRAGSSAQLAAENVAMQLERRVAFRRAMKKVIQGAQKAGAKGIKISVAGRLGGAEMARTEWYLEGRVPLHTLRAKIDYGFAEAHTTYGNIGIKVWIFKGEILQKGIQAEKSEEAAPRKPRRSRRSK